A genomic window from Ananas comosus cultivar F153 linkage group 22, ASM154086v1, whole genome shotgun sequence includes:
- the LOC109727461 gene encoding F-box/kelch-repeat protein SKIP25 — translation MAASATSSESSSSSKRARIGSHLDHETPPRRKRAKEEEEEEEEEEEYQSLIPGLPDHLAQLCLAHLPPPLIFAVCRSWRRLLYAPSFPPFLSLYALLYADDEPNAVAFACFDPVAAAWVDLPPPPTPLLQQLPNPNPNSPNLGVLIRHPSFLSRRLPLQSVAAAGHLAVLAGSTAELLPALPRPLVFRPHPGPPRWLLGPAPPLGPRRWCAAGAAPGGGGVFLASGVGPRPHDPALARSAALWHPRDGAWAPLPPLRDGRFSRDAAEAVGARGKLCMVNLRGRGPKQGAVLDLRRRAWEPMPPGMLAGWSGPVAAAAGDDDDDDAEAAMYVVDEGAGALRAYDWGGDRWETLLDAPELLRGAAQVAAGGGRVCVVTGCGGAVLVVDVSSSSPEPGTPTPPPRTWVVEPPPGKRVLAVHVLPRMGRPES, via the coding sequence ATGGCGgcctccgccacctcctccgaatcgtcgtcttcttccaagCGCGCTAGGATCGGCTCCCACCTCGACCATGAAACCCCACCGAGGAGGAAACGAgccaaggaggaggaggaggaggaggaagaagaggaggagtaCCAGTCTCTGATCCCGGGGCTCCCGGACCACCTGGCGCAGCTGTGCCTGGCGCATCTCCCACCTCCGCTGATCTTCGCCGTGTGCCGCTCATGGCGACGCCTCCTCTACGCCCCCTCCTTCCcccccttcctctccctctaCGCCCTCCTCTACGCCGACGACGAGCCCAACGCCGTCGCCTTCGCCTGCTTCGaccccgtcgccgccgcctgggTCGATCTCCCCCCCCCGCCGACGCCGCTGCTGCAGCAGCTcccgaaccctaaccctaatagCCCTAATCTGGGCGTCCTCATTAGACACCCGTCGTTCCTCTCGCGGCGGCTCCCGCTCCAGAgcgtggcggcggcggggcaCCTGGCCGTGCTGGCGGGGTCGACGGCGGAGCTGCTGCCGGCGCTGCCGCGGCCGCTGGTGTTCCGGCCGCACCCGGGCCCGCCGCGGTGGCTCCTCGGGCCGGCGCCGCCGCTGGGGCCGCGGCGGTGGTGCGCCGCGGGGGCCGCCCCGGGCGGGGGCGGGGTCTTCCTGGCGAGCGGCGTCGGGCCCCGCCCACACGACCCCGCCCTCGCCCGCTCCGCCGCGCTCTGGCACCCGCGGGACGGCGCGTGGGCGCCGCTCCCGCCGCTCCGGGACGGGCGCTTCAGCCGCGACGCCGCCGAGGCCGTGGGCGCGCGGGGCAAGCTCTGCATGGTCAACCTGCGCGGCCGCGGCCCCAAGCAGGGGGCCGTCCtcgacctccgccgccgcgcctgGGAGCCCATGCCCCCCGGCATGCTCGCCGGCTGGTCCGgccccgtcgccgccgccgccggagacgacgacgacgacgacgccgaaGCTGCCATGTACGTGGTGGACGAGGGCGCGGGGGCGCTCCGGGCCTACGACTGGGGCGGGGACCGGTGGGAGACGCTGCTCGACGCGCCGGAGCTGCTCCGCGGCGCCGCCCAGGTGGCCGCCGGCGGGGGCAGGGTCTGCGTCGTCACCGGATGCGGCGGCGCCGTCCTCGTCGTCgacgtctcctcctcctcgccggaGCCGGggacgccgacgccgccgccgcgcacGTGGGTGGTGGAGCCGCCGCCCGGGAAGCGCGTGCTCGCCGTACACGTGTTGCCGCGGATGGGCCGCCCCGAATCATAG
- the LOC109727494 gene encoding uncharacterized protein LOC109727494 yields MAYVQQYSGDTPMPSPSASPSPSVGPTATADALMVVASVIMGLLAGLLLVRSLLSRLSGAATTHPTVRFFLWVVFALFLPLTSYLFSAVKNSLEEIRPLLILLWMLLAELLRKKLEGVSKINASPLQGINEQSTWDAVEQIVRIAWLGFLIYWYKIIEVEFVILWAFSVIKVAQRVAAIEVAKRSFALGENPHLIAGYMRQLSAEEAEEQQQQQETAATGEEEEEVVNNATSAMMACKYVIMGEDKVKRKEGPHGYSLQLSDAKERDKMVTIGDVWRLAASGGDALFSSERLNLKDLCLSFALYKLLRRRFEEYPSAESGRRESLHFLLCSLLGDDKYISTRDRRLAEEHKAERVFRVVEDELSFLSDYYYSTIRVTLPNLWFFLLNCVVTLVILFFCCIMFISVIVWRNILLFDQQDDSTEVPNTYELIITILLIATLFLLEFAEAVTYVLSDWVMVSLLCTYAKKPSWRRSASVRWAFSTLRRVKTCLKRPDLKFNQHSVIEPRGRTLRIFSQLVLRHRFLYVQSMLLKPMLYRPFLGVRSTPVPTEVKAAIAKYLVDSEGRGPVPRIGESVLRRNGAAAEELLQACKSDGAAETVIVWHIATCLYEMKHPQSPWLSPSPSPPQQPQQSDEHDTQANHRIAKTLSRYCAYLLALSPELLPDDAATTATAYKAAVKEIQDVILKGHDRKADDFERVIRMRKANGTAAERGAELGHQLVEAVGNEQLVWKVLAELWTEIVVYVAPSDNVKSHAQALAHGGEFITHVWALLTHGGILRWPDPPPADESPV; encoded by the exons ATGGCGTATGTACAACAATATTCTGGCGACACTCCCATGCCCTCGCCCTcagcctcgccctcgccctccgtCGGTcccaccgccaccgccgacgCTCTGATGGTGGTGGCATCGGTGATCATGGGCCTCCTCGCAGGTCTCCTCCTGGTCCGCAGCCTCCTCAGCCGCCTCTCTGGAGCCGCCACCACTCATCCCACCGTCCGCTTCTTCCTCTGGGTCGTCTTCGCGCTCTTCCTCCCTCTCACGTCATACTTGTTCTCCGCGGTGAAGAACTCGCTAGAAGAAATCCGTCCGCTGCTTATCCTGCTGTGGATGCTCCTGGCCGAGCTCCTCCGCAAGAAGCTAGAAGGCGTCAGCAAGATAAACGCCTCCCCTTTGCAGGGTATCAACGAGCAGTCGACCTGGGATGCCGTCGAGCAGATCGTGCGCATCGCGTGGCTCGGCTTCCTGATCTACTGGTATAAAATAATCGAAGTGGAATTCGTCATCCTCTGGGCTTTCAGCGTCATCAAGGTTGCGCAGAGAGTCGCTGCCATCGAGGTCGCCAAACGCTCCTTTGCCTTGGGGGAAAACCCGCACCTCATCGCCGGTTACATGCGCCAATTGTCCgcagaagaagcagaagaacaacaacaacaacaagaaacAGCGGCAacaggggaagaagaagaagaagtagtaAATAACGCAACGTCGGCGATGATGGCATGCAAGTATGTGATCATGGGAGAAGACAAGGTGAAGAGAAAGGAGGGCCCTCACGGCTACAGTCTCCAGCTCTCGGATGCTAAGGAGAGGGATAAGATGGTGACCATCGGCGACGTGTGGCGACTGGCTGCGAGCGGCGGCGACGCCCTCTTTTCCTCGGAGCGGCTGAATCTCAAGGATCTCTGCCTCTCCTTCGCGCTCTATAAGCTACTACGGAGGAGGTTCGAGGAGTATCCGTCCGCTGAGTCCGGCCGCCGCGAGTCCCTTCACTTCTTGCTGTGCAGCTTGCTCGGCGATGATAAGTACATCAGTACCCGCGATAGGAGATTGGCAGAAGAGCACAAGGCCGAGAG GGTGTTTCGTGTGGTTGAGGACGAGCTCAGCTTCCTCAGCGACTACTACTACTCCACAATCCGCGTCACGCTGCCGAATCTCTGGTTCTTCCTCCTCAACTGCGTGGTCACGCTCGTCATCCTTTTCTTCTGCTGCATCATGTTTATCTCAGTCATCGTTTGGCGCAATATCCTTCTCTTCGATCAGCAAGACGACAGCACGGAAGTGCCCAACACGTACGAACTGATCATCACCATCCTCCTCATCGCCACACTCTTCTTGCTGGAGTTTGCGGAGGCCGTCACCTACGTGCTCTCCGACTGGGTCATGGTCTCCCTGCTCTGCACCTACGCGAAGAAGCCGTCGTGGCGGCGATCTGCGAGCGTCCGCTGGGCCTTCAGCACGCTGCGGAGGGTGAAGACCTGCTTGAAGCGTCCCGACCTCAAATTCAACCAGCATTCTGTCATAGAACCTCGCGGCCGCACCCTGCGGATCTTCTCGCAGCTTGTGCTGCGCCACCGCTTCCTATACGTGCAGTCGATGCTCTTGAAGCCCATGCTGTACCGGCCCTTCCTTGGCGTGCGGTCGACGCCCGTCCCGACGGAGGTGAAGGCAGCAATCGCAAAGTATCTAGTAGACAGCGAAGGCCGCGGCCCCGTGCCGCGCATCGGAGAGTCCGTGCTGCGGCGGAACGGGGCTGCGGCAGAGGAGCTGCTGCAGGCTTGCAAGAGCGACGGCGCGGCAGAGACGGTCATCGTCTGGCACATCGCCACCTGTCTCTACGAGATGAAGCACCCACAGTCGCCGTGgctgtcgccgtcgccgtcgccgccgcagcAGCCTCAGCAGTCTGACGAGCACGACACGCAGGCGAACCATAGGATCGCCAAGACGCTGTCCAGGTACTGCGCGTACCTGCTGGCGCTCTCGCCGGAGCTGCTGCCCGACGACGCGGCCACGACAGCAACCGCATACAAGGCTGCGGTGAAGGAAATTCAGGATGTTATACTAAAAGGGCATGATCGTAAGGCGGATGATTTTGAGCGCGTGATAAGGATGAGGAAGGCGAATGggacggcggcggagaggggAGCAGAGCTCGGGCACCAGCTGGTGGAGGCGGTGGGGAACGAGCAGCTGGTGTGGAAGGTGCTGGCGGAGCTGTGGACGGAGATCGTGGTCTACGTCGCACCGTCGGACAACGTCAAGAGCCACGCGCAAGCTCTGGCACACGGCGGTGAGTTCATCACCCACGTCTGGGCATTGCTTACACACGGCGGGATTCTCCGGTGGCCCGATCCTCCTCCTGCTGATGAGTCTCCGGTGTAA